A part of Marinomonas rhizomae genomic DNA contains:
- the gatC gene encoding Asp-tRNA(Asn)/Glu-tRNA(Gln) amidotransferase subunit GatC, giving the protein MSIDKQDVQKIAHLARLALTEADADQYQHSLSSVLSLVEQMQSVNTDGVEPLSNPLEMTQRLREDIVTEENRRDAFLANAPQTEAGLFLVPKVID; this is encoded by the coding sequence ATGTCCATAGACAAACAAGACGTGCAAAAGATTGCACACTTGGCACGCCTCGCCCTTACCGAGGCAGACGCCGATCAATACCAGCACTCTCTTTCAAGTGTTTTATCCCTTGTTGAGCAAATGCAATCCGTTAATACCGATGGTGTTGAACCTCTTTCTAATCCACTTGAGATGACGCAACGCCTAAGAGAAGACATAGTCACCGAAGAAAATCGTCGTGACGCATTCTTAGCAAACGCACCTCAGACCGAAGCAGGCCTTTTCCTAGTACCGAAAGTGATCGATTAA
- the mreC gene encoding rod shape-determining protein MreC, with amino-acid sequence MLVILSMAMIIADVRYSVFSQVRPYLTLLVTPIQVVVNTPQKVLNWAGEHLASREGLVRENQSLQSEILLLRSRQQRLDSLQAENVRLRELLDASQRVDEKIVMAEVIGFDQNAYSHKLMIDKGFSSGAYVGQPVLDATGVLGQVVETAAYSSRVLLIADASHFVPVQLTRTGFRGILRGTGSLKRLELMSVPRSVDIKKGDILTTSGLDKRFPSGYPVGVVRSVKYTQGKAYADVDVVPLAQLGRSRHVMLIEKPKAGR; translated from the coding sequence GTGTTAGTTATTTTGTCTATGGCGATGATTATTGCAGATGTCCGTTATTCTGTTTTCTCACAAGTAAGGCCTTATTTGACCTTGCTTGTGACGCCTATTCAGGTTGTGGTGAACACTCCTCAGAAAGTGCTTAATTGGGCAGGAGAGCATCTTGCGAGTAGGGAGGGATTGGTAAGAGAAAATCAATCCTTACAGTCAGAGATACTATTGCTGCGAAGTCGTCAACAGCGCCTTGATTCACTACAAGCCGAAAACGTTCGTTTACGTGAGCTCCTAGACGCGTCTCAGCGCGTTGATGAGAAGATCGTTATGGCGGAAGTTATTGGTTTTGATCAGAACGCCTATAGCCATAAACTAATGATAGATAAAGGCTTTTCTTCTGGTGCCTATGTGGGGCAGCCAGTATTAGATGCGACAGGAGTGCTGGGGCAAGTAGTGGAAACGGCTGCCTACAGCAGTCGAGTTTTATTGATCGCTGATGCAAGTCATTTTGTTCCTGTGCAGCTTACTCGAACTGGGTTTAGGGGCATATTGAGAGGGACAGGAAGTTTGAAGCGTTTAGAATTAATGAGCGTTCCTCGATCTGTTGATATCAAAAAAGGGGATATTCTAACGACTTCCGGCTTGGATAAGCGCTTTCCTAGTGGTTATCCTGTTGGTGTTGTTAGGAGCGTTAAGTATACGCAAGGTAAAGCGTATGCTGATGTGGATGTTGTTCCTTTGGCTCAATTAGGGCGCAGTCGCCATGTCATGCTCATTGAAAAGCCGAAGGCAGGGCGATAA
- the gatB gene encoding Asp-tRNA(Asn)/Glu-tRNA(Gln) amidotransferase subunit GatB, with protein sequence MNWEVVIGLEIHTQLSTKSKLFSGAAVGFGAEPNTQTTLVDLGMPGALPVFNKEALRMAVMFGHAINAEIGMSSVFARKNYFYPDLPKGYQTSQMDHPIVGKGYLDVMLEDGTTSRVGITRAHLEEDAGKSLHEDFQGMTGIDLNRSSTPLLEIVSEPDIRSAKEAVAYVKMIHSIVTYLGICDGNMAEGSMRCDINLSLRPKGQKEYGTRTEIKNVNSFRFIEKAIYTEIERQADILEDGGRIIQETRLYDPEKNETRSMRSKEDANDYRYFPCPDLLPVVLTQEYVDGIKSTLPELPSQKAARFQSEHGLSEYDANVLSSSRAMADYFETANNVAKDAKLTANWVMGELSKLLNQEQLDIENSPVSAEAFGGLLVRVKDNTINGKTAKDVLQAMWNGEGSADAIIEAKGLKQVTDTGAIEAMIQTILDANAAQVEQYRAADEDKQKKMIGFFVGQVMKASQGKANPGLVNPILAKMLKGK encoded by the coding sequence ATGAACTGGGAAGTTGTTATTGGCCTTGAGATTCATACTCAGCTCTCTACAAAATCAAAGTTGTTTTCAGGCGCCGCTGTTGGCTTTGGCGCAGAACCAAACACACAAACCACACTTGTTGATTTAGGTATGCCTGGTGCATTACCTGTGTTTAACAAGGAAGCGTTACGTATGGCCGTTATGTTTGGCCACGCCATCAACGCTGAAATTGGCATGTCATCTGTTTTTGCTCGTAAAAACTATTTCTACCCGGATCTTCCAAAAGGCTACCAAACCAGCCAAATGGATCATCCTATTGTTGGTAAAGGCTATCTAGATGTCATGCTAGAAGACGGCACTACTTCTCGCGTTGGCATCACTCGCGCTCACCTAGAAGAAGATGCAGGCAAGTCTTTACATGAAGATTTCCAAGGCATGACAGGCATAGACCTGAACCGCTCTAGCACACCTTTGCTTGAGATCGTGTCTGAGCCAGACATTCGCTCAGCGAAAGAAGCCGTTGCGTACGTTAAGATGATTCACTCTATCGTCACCTACCTTGGCATTTGCGATGGCAATATGGCAGAAGGCTCTATGCGTTGCGACATCAACTTGTCACTGCGCCCTAAAGGTCAAAAAGAATACGGCACACGCACCGAAATAAAAAACGTCAACTCGTTCCGCTTTATCGAAAAAGCAATCTACACCGAGATCGAGCGCCAAGCAGACATTTTAGAAGATGGCGGTCGCATCATTCAGGAAACTCGCCTGTATGACCCAGAAAAAAACGAAACTCGCAGCATGCGCTCTAAAGAAGACGCCAACGATTACCGCTACTTCCCATGCCCAGACCTACTTCCGGTAGTACTGACGCAAGAATACGTTGACGGCATCAAGTCAACGCTGCCAGAGCTACCAAGCCAAAAAGCAGCGCGCTTCCAAAGCGAACACGGTCTAAGCGAATATGACGCTAACGTGCTTTCATCCTCTCGCGCCATGGCCGACTATTTTGAAACAGCCAACAATGTCGCTAAAGATGCCAAATTAACGGCAAACTGGGTAATGGGCGAGCTAAGCAAACTCCTTAACCAAGAACAGCTAGACATCGAAAACTCACCAGTTAGCGCCGAAGCATTTGGTGGACTGCTAGTTCGAGTCAAAGACAACACCATCAATGGCAAAACAGCAAAAGACGTGCTGCAAGCCATGTGGAACGGTGAAGGTTCGGCAGACGCTATTATCGAAGCCAAAGGTCTAAAACAAGTCACAGATACTGGCGCTATTGAAGCCATGATTCAGACTATTTTAGATGCTAACGCAGCACAAGTTGAGCAATATCGCGCCGCCGACGAAGACAAGCAAAAGAAAATGATCGGCTTCTTTGTTGGACAAGTCATGAAGGCATCGCAAGGCAAAGCCAATCCAGGACTTGTTAACCCAATACTGGCTAAAATGCTGAAAGGCAAATAG
- a CDS encoding rod shape-determining protein — protein MFKKIRGMFSSDLSIDLGTANTLIYVRGRGIVLDEPSVVAIRHNGNQKTVASVGTDAKRMLGRTPGNITAIRPMKDGVIADFHVTEKMLQYFISKVHENSFLKPSPRVLVCVPCKSTQVERRAIKESALGAGAREVYIIEEPMAAAIGAGLPVAEASGSMVIDIGGGTTEIAIISLNGIVTSESIRVGGDRFDEAITTYVRRQYGSLIGDATAERIKTEIGMAYHTGEELQIDVRGRNLAEGIPRSFVLSSTEILEALQEPLAQIVQAIKGVLEQSPPELAADIGETGLVLTGGGALLREIDRLISEETGLPVIIADDPLTCVARGGGMALELMDKHASELFTADNE, from the coding sequence ATGTTTAAGAAAATCAGGGGAATGTTTTCAAGCGATTTGTCCATTGACTTAGGAACGGCAAATACCCTTATTTACGTTCGTGGCCGCGGAATTGTGCTTGATGAACCGTCAGTTGTTGCCATTCGCCATAATGGGAATCAAAAAACAGTAGCATCAGTCGGTACCGATGCGAAGCGTATGTTAGGCCGTACTCCAGGTAATATTACGGCTATTCGCCCAATGAAAGATGGCGTTATCGCTGATTTTCATGTCACAGAAAAAATGCTTCAATATTTCATCTCTAAAGTTCACGAAAATAGCTTTTTGAAGCCTAGCCCACGAGTTTTAGTTTGTGTGCCATGTAAATCAACTCAGGTTGAGCGTCGTGCTATCAAAGAGTCTGCGTTAGGTGCTGGTGCTCGCGAAGTTTACATTATTGAAGAGCCAATGGCTGCGGCAATTGGTGCAGGTCTACCTGTTGCTGAAGCATCAGGTTCTATGGTTATTGATATAGGTGGTGGTACGACTGAGATCGCCATTATCTCTTTGAATGGTATCGTGACATCCGAATCCATTCGTGTTGGTGGTGACCGCTTTGACGAAGCTATTACAACCTATGTTCGTCGTCAATACGGTAGCTTAATTGGTGATGCAACTGCAGAGCGAATTAAGACAGAAATAGGTATGGCTTACCATACTGGTGAAGAGTTACAAATTGATGTTCGTGGTCGTAACCTAGCCGAAGGTATTCCTCGTTCATTTGTTTTGAGCAGCACTGAAATTCTAGAAGCGCTACAAGAGCCTCTAGCTCAGATTGTTCAAGCTATCAAAGGTGTTCTAGAGCAATCTCCCCCAGAATTGGCAGCTGATATTGGTGAAACAGGTTTGGTGTTAACCGGTGGTGGCGCGTTGTTACGTGAAATCGACCGTTTGATCAGCGAAGAGACTGGCTTGCCCGTTATTATTGCTGATGACCCACTGACTTGTGTTGCTCGTGGCGGCGGTATGGCCCTAGAGTTAATGGATAAGCACGCATCTGAGCTATTTACTGCAGATAATGAGTAA
- a CDS encoding PQQ-dependent sugar dehydrogenase, with translation MKTWIIFLASLMALNASASDAITDNSLEVQTVTQFDGIPWGISILNDQEAIVTVKKGSAYKVNLSTGKKQALTGLPEVDNRGQGGLLDVAKSPEFKEQGWLYFTYSKPTDEGAKTTLARAKLSGNKLTAWHDLLVTDSATSESKHYGGRIAFDDKGHVFFSVGDRGVRDNAQDLTNHGGSVIRLNLDGSVPANNPFVTHANIRNEIWSYGHRNPQGLFYDTDTETLWSNEHGPRGGDEINLIRPGANYGWPIVSYGKEYWGPISVGEGNTKDGIDNPAKVFIPSIAPSSLIRYKGMLFSNWNGDFLSTALALRHLNKIRIDKNGETTETRYLQHLDERLRSMAQDSTGILYLGTDSGKLLKISLAVVIEVKKAG, from the coding sequence ATGAAAACTTGGATTATATTTTTAGCTAGCCTTATGGCGCTAAATGCTAGCGCCTCAGACGCCATTACAGATAACTCCTTGGAGGTACAAACCGTCACCCAGTTTGATGGTATCCCTTGGGGTATTTCTATCCTAAATGATCAGGAAGCCATTGTTACCGTCAAAAAAGGCTCCGCTTATAAGGTCAATTTATCCACGGGTAAAAAGCAAGCACTGACAGGTCTTCCAGAAGTCGATAACAGAGGCCAAGGCGGTTTGTTGGATGTGGCAAAATCACCAGAGTTCAAAGAGCAAGGCTGGCTATATTTCACTTATTCAAAGCCAACGGATGAGGGAGCAAAAACCACGTTAGCCAGAGCAAAACTAAGTGGTAACAAGCTGACTGCATGGCATGATTTATTAGTCACAGATTCTGCCACCAGCGAGTCTAAACATTATGGTGGCCGCATCGCCTTTGACGACAAAGGACACGTTTTCTTCTCGGTCGGTGATCGAGGTGTTCGTGATAACGCTCAAGATCTGACAAACCATGGCGGTAGCGTTATCCGTTTAAATTTAGATGGCAGCGTGCCTGCGAACAATCCGTTTGTGACTCATGCCAATATACGCAATGAAATCTGGAGCTATGGTCACCGTAATCCCCAAGGTCTATTTTACGATACGGATACAGAAACACTTTGGTCTAATGAACACGGCCCAAGAGGCGGTGATGAAATAAATCTAATTCGTCCCGGTGCCAACTACGGATGGCCGATCGTGTCTTATGGTAAAGAGTATTGGGGACCAATTAGCGTAGGCGAAGGAAACACAAAAGACGGCATAGACAATCCAGCTAAAGTGTTTATTCCTTCTATCGCACCAAGCAGCTTGATTCGTTATAAAGGCATGTTGTTCTCAAATTGGAACGGAGATTTTCTATCTACCGCGCTTGCACTGAGACACTTAAATAAAATCAGAATTGATAAAAATGGCGAGACTACCGAAACGCGTTATCTGCAACATTTAGATGAGCGTCTTCGTTCGATGGCTCAAGACTCTACCGGAATATTGTACTTAGGCACAGATTCTGGAAAGCTGTTGAAAATATCACTCGCTGTCGTGATAGAGGTAAAAAAAGCAGGCTAG
- the rng gene encoding ribonuclease G, with the protein MSEDVLINVTPMEIRVALVENGVLQEVYIERSSRKGIVGNIYQGKVVRVLPGMQAAFVDIGLERAAFIHVSEVVNRDAVNPSDQIGDYLREGQSLVVQVTKDPISSKGARLTTHLSIPSRYLVYMPDQAHVGVSQRIEDEVERERLKSLVSEALTDADENSGYILRTAAERAGEEEILADIKFLTRLWQSVKRRMQNAKAPSVIYEDLPLHLRTMRDLVGLSTEKIRIDSKENYAKLRSFAEDFIPDLRDRIEYYPGERPIFDLYSVEDEIHKALDRKVQLKSGGYLLVEQTESMTTIDVNTGAFVGSRNLEETIYKTNLEAATAIGRQLRLRNLGGIIIIDFIDMEDEEHKRQVLRMLEKILDTDHAKTKITGVSELGLVEMTRKRTRESLGQTLCEPCKSCRGSGLVKTPETVCYEVFREILRADRAYNSQTYTVLAASAVVERFLDEESAAVAELEAFIGKTIRFQVDSVYTQDQYDVVLR; encoded by the coding sequence ATGAGTGAAGATGTACTCATTAATGTTACTCCTATGGAGATTCGTGTAGCTCTAGTTGAAAACGGTGTCTTGCAAGAAGTTTATATTGAACGATCGAGCCGTAAGGGAATTGTTGGCAATATTTACCAAGGTAAGGTAGTTCGAGTACTTCCGGGTATGCAGGCGGCTTTTGTTGATATAGGTCTTGAAAGAGCTGCTTTTATTCATGTATCGGAAGTAGTTAATCGTGATGCGGTTAACCCAAGTGATCAAATTGGTGATTATTTGCGTGAAGGGCAATCATTGGTGGTTCAGGTTACTAAGGATCCTATTAGCTCTAAGGGCGCGCGTTTAACTACTCATTTGTCTATTCCTTCTCGTTATCTAGTCTACATGCCTGATCAGGCTCATGTGGGCGTTAGTCAAAGAATTGAAGATGAGGTGGAGCGTGAGCGGCTTAAGTCATTGGTATCGGAAGCGCTAACGGATGCTGATGAGAATAGTGGTTATATATTACGAACGGCTGCGGAGCGAGCTGGTGAAGAAGAGATCCTAGCGGATATTAAATTCCTAACGCGCCTTTGGCAATCTGTTAAGCGTCGCATGCAAAATGCCAAAGCGCCTTCTGTTATTTATGAAGACCTTCCATTGCACTTGCGGACTATGCGTGATTTGGTAGGACTTTCGACAGAAAAAATTCGTATAGACTCCAAAGAGAATTATGCCAAATTGCGCTCTTTCGCTGAAGATTTTATTCCTGATCTTAGAGATCGTATTGAGTATTATCCTGGTGAGCGTCCGATTTTCGACTTGTATAGTGTTGAAGATGAAATTCATAAGGCGTTAGATCGTAAAGTTCAGTTGAAATCGGGTGGATATTTGCTGGTTGAGCAAACTGAGTCAATGACTACAATTGATGTGAACACGGGAGCTTTTGTCGGTAGTCGAAATCTAGAGGAAACTATCTACAAAACCAATCTTGAGGCGGCTACGGCGATAGGTCGACAGCTGAGGCTGCGAAACCTCGGTGGTATCATCATCATCGATTTTATTGATATGGAAGATGAGGAGCATAAGCGACAAGTGCTTCGGATGCTTGAAAAAATATTAGACACGGATCACGCAAAAACCAAAATTACTGGTGTTTCTGAGCTTGGTCTTGTGGAAATGACTCGCAAAAGAACACGTGAGAGCCTTGGTCAGACCTTATGCGAGCCTTGTAAATCTTGTCGCGGTAGTGGCTTGGTGAAAACCCCTGAAACAGTTTGTTATGAAGTGTTTCGAGAGATTTTAAGAGCGGATAGAGCTTATAATTCGCAAACATATACAGTTTTAGCTGCAAGTGCGGTGGTGGAGCGTTTCTTGGACGAAGAAAGTGCGGCGGTTGCGGAACTAGAGGCTTTTATAGGTAAAACAATTCGTTTCCAAGTGGATTCCGTATACACGCAAGATCAATATGATGTTGTTTTGCGATAG
- the mreD gene encoding rod shape-determining protein MreD, producing MKPIFVFCITLLTALMLEAVPFPEELVWFRPEWALLVILYWVIALPFRVGVGLAWFLGLMVDLLQGGIIGQHSLTYVIIAYTCAVFYKRLRMYHRWQQGFFICMLVSVNQLLDFWIDHYLGHAEPTLMIFMPAVITGLLWPWSFIILRSVRRIYAIH from the coding sequence ATGAAACCCATTTTTGTTTTTTGTATTACTCTGTTGACTGCTTTAATGCTTGAGGCTGTGCCTTTTCCTGAAGAGCTTGTTTGGTTCCGCCCAGAATGGGCATTGTTGGTTATTTTGTATTGGGTGATTGCTCTGCCGTTTCGTGTGGGAGTGGGCTTAGCTTGGTTTCTAGGGTTAATGGTAGATTTGTTGCAAGGTGGCATAATAGGTCAACACTCGTTAACGTATGTGATTATTGCCTATACATGTGCTGTATTTTATAAACGATTGCGAATGTATCATCGCTGGCAACAAGGTTTTTTTATCTGCATGCTGGTAAGTGTTAACCAGTTGCTCGACTTCTGGATTGATCACTACCTTGGCCATGCAGAGCCGACCTTAATGATTTTCATGCCGGCAGTTATTACTGGGCTATTGTGGCCTTGGTCATTTATTATTTTACGTAGTGTGCGGCGTATTTATGCTATTCATTAG
- the gatA gene encoding Asp-tRNA(Asn)/Glu-tRNA(Gln) amidotransferase subunit GatA: MFEQSISTLAQQLRNKDISSVELTRLFLARIAKLDPQLNSYITVSEQRALEQAAAADTLLQNGNGTSLTGIPIAHKDLFCTEGTLTTCGSKMLNNFIPPYESTVTSRIQQAGAVMLGKTNMDEFAMGSSNENSFYGAVKNPWNLDMVPGGSSGGSAAAIAAGLAVAATGTDTGGSIRQPASFCGITGLKPTYGRVSRFGMIAYASSLDQGGPMAKSAEDCAHLMQAMAGFDEKDSTSADTPSEDYLANLNTPLTGLKIGLPKEYFGEGLDSQVADIIMAAVKEFEKLGATVKEISLPNLQLSIPSYYVIAPSEASSNLSRFDGVRFGHRCDDPKDLLDMYMRSRAEGFGTEVQKRIMVGTYALSEGYYDAYYLKAQKIRRLIKEDFVKALDEVDVIMGPVAPTTAFGLGSKTSDPVAMYLEDIYTLSVNLAGIPAMSVPAGFANGMPVGLQVMGNYFAEAKLLNVAHQYQQHTDWHIQTPTMAKGA, from the coding sequence ATGTTCGAACAAAGCATCTCGACATTAGCACAACAATTGCGTAACAAAGACATTTCAAGCGTTGAGTTAACTCGCCTATTTCTAGCGCGTATCGCCAAACTTGACCCACAACTAAATAGCTACATTACCGTTAGCGAACAACGTGCACTAGAACAAGCTGCAGCAGCAGATACACTTCTTCAAAACGGCAACGGCACTAGCTTGACTGGCATCCCTATTGCCCACAAAGATCTATTCTGTACGGAAGGCACACTAACCACATGCGGCTCTAAAATGCTGAATAACTTTATTCCGCCATACGAATCAACCGTGACCAGCCGCATCCAACAAGCTGGTGCCGTGATGTTAGGCAAAACCAACATGGACGAGTTTGCCATGGGCTCTTCCAACGAAAACAGCTTTTACGGTGCCGTGAAAAACCCATGGAACCTAGACATGGTTCCGGGTGGATCTTCTGGCGGCTCTGCGGCTGCGATTGCCGCTGGACTAGCCGTTGCCGCAACAGGCACAGATACGGGCGGTTCCATTCGCCAACCAGCTTCTTTTTGCGGCATAACTGGCCTTAAACCCACTTATGGTCGAGTATCTCGTTTCGGCATGATTGCCTACGCATCCAGCCTTGACCAAGGCGGCCCAATGGCGAAAAGCGCAGAAGATTGTGCGCACTTGATGCAAGCAATGGCTGGCTTTGACGAAAAAGATTCTACATCTGCAGATACACCTTCAGAAGACTATCTAGCTAACCTCAATACTCCGTTAACAGGCTTAAAGATCGGCTTACCAAAAGAATACTTTGGCGAAGGTCTAGACTCACAAGTCGCTGACATCATTATGGCGGCGGTAAAAGAGTTCGAAAAACTGGGCGCGACAGTAAAAGAGATTTCTCTACCAAACTTACAGCTAAGTATTCCTTCATATTACGTAATTGCTCCATCTGAAGCCTCTTCAAATCTGTCTCGCTTTGATGGCGTTCGTTTCGGCCACCGCTGCGACGATCCAAAAGACCTGTTAGATATGTACATGCGCTCACGTGCTGAAGGTTTCGGCACTGAAGTACAGAAACGTATAATGGTTGGCACTTATGCACTTTCTGAAGGCTACTACGATGCTTACTATCTAAAAGCACAAAAAATTCGTCGCCTGATTAAAGAAGACTTCGTTAAAGCACTTGATGAAGTAGATGTCATCATGGGACCTGTTGCACCAACTACCGCATTCGGTCTTGGCAGCAAAACAAGTGATCCAGTTGCCATGTATCTTGAAGACATTTACACCCTATCCGTTAACCTTGCAGGCATCCCTGCTATGTCTGTTCCAGCAGGCTTTGCCAATGGCATGCCGGTTGGACTTCAAGTAATGGGTAACTATTTTGCCGAAGCCAAGCTTTTAAACGTAGCGCATCAGTATCAACAACACACTGATTGGCACATACAAACACCAACTATGGCAAAAGGAGCATAA
- a CDS encoding Maf family protein, which translates to MLILASASPRRKELLSLLVKEFEIQPADIDETPNHLEKAEEYVVRMAVEKAKAASIKYHQQVGAHSSAVFLASDTSVVVDGHILGKPTSLEDSRSMLRRLSGRSHQVITSLCLCNLEQEHIATQCVISEVLFREISDVEIAQYWKTKEPQDKAGSYGIQGLGSVFVRSISGSYSAVVGLPLFETAQLLAQFGIHSLEEMSHE; encoded by the coding sequence ATGCTTATTTTGGCTTCAGCTTCGCCAAGAAGAAAAGAGCTACTTAGCCTATTGGTGAAAGAGTTTGAGATACAGCCTGCCGACATAGATGAAACTCCAAATCATCTAGAAAAGGCAGAAGAGTACGTTGTTCGTATGGCTGTTGAAAAAGCCAAAGCGGCTTCAATTAAATACCATCAACAAGTTGGCGCCCATTCCTCTGCTGTTTTTTTGGCCTCAGACACAAGTGTTGTGGTTGATGGTCATATCCTTGGCAAACCTACTTCGCTTGAAGACTCTCGGTCAATGCTAAGACGGCTTTCTGGCCGATCCCATCAAGTTATCACCTCACTTTGTCTTTGTAATTTAGAGCAAGAACATATCGCTACTCAGTGTGTTATCAGCGAAGTGCTTTTTCGTGAAATCTCAGATGTTGAAATAGCCCAGTATTGGAAAACCAAAGAGCCTCAAGACAAAGCTGGCTCTTATGGCATTCAAGGCTTAGGATCTGTATTTGTCCGTTCTATTTCGGGATCGTATTCTGCCGTTGTTGGTCTGCCGCTTTTTGAGACTGCGCAATTACTGGCCCAATTTGGAATTCATTCTCTAGAGGAGATGTCTCATGAGTGA
- a CDS encoding MlaA family lipoprotein encodes MFKVMGTLLFGSILLLVQSCAQVPVETKEDPWEGFNRSMFIFNDAIDGAVLKPVAKGYKAITPTPVQKGVSNFFSNLGEIGNITNNLLQGKWDATASSTFRFLINSTAGWFGLFDVANELGLKEKDEDFGQTLGYWGVSSGPYLVLPFLGPSTVRDGSGLVVQYAYLDDKEMLNLDSDETLQLFALDVVETRARYLNAEGMIVGDRYSFIRDVYLQNRAYQVYDGNPPQKKTATENATPEDGSWGYDATDDSWGDESASDSWGDESASDSWGDESAESS; translated from the coding sequence ATGTTTAAAGTAATGGGCACTTTACTTTTTGGTTCTATATTATTGCTTGTGCAATCTTGTGCGCAGGTGCCAGTAGAAACCAAAGAAGATCCATGGGAAGGCTTCAATCGCTCCATGTTTATCTTTAATGATGCGATAGATGGGGCTGTTTTAAAGCCTGTTGCCAAAGGGTACAAAGCCATTACCCCAACGCCAGTACAAAAGGGCGTGAGTAATTTTTTCTCTAACTTAGGTGAAATTGGAAACATTACCAATAACCTTCTGCAAGGGAAGTGGGACGCGACAGCATCGTCTACCTTTCGTTTTCTGATTAACAGTACCGCGGGTTGGTTTGGACTTTTTGATGTGGCCAACGAGCTTGGTTTAAAAGAAAAGGATGAGGACTTTGGGCAGACTTTAGGGTATTGGGGAGTGTCATCTGGCCCATATTTGGTTTTACCATTTTTAGGCCCTTCGACTGTGCGTGATGGTTCTGGTTTGGTGGTTCAATATGCTTATTTAGATGATAAAGAAATGTTGAACCTTGATAGTGATGAGACATTACAGCTCTTTGCGCTAGACGTAGTTGAAACAAGAGCCCGCTACCTAAATGCTGAAGGTATGATAGTCGGCGACAGATACAGCTTTATTAGAGATGTCTATCTGCAAAACCGAGCTTACCAAGTGTACGATGGCAATCCACCTCAGAAAAAGACAGCGACTGAAAATGCGACTCCTGAAGACGGCAGCTGGGGATATGATGCTACTGACGACAGCTGGGGTGATGAATCAGCAAGTGACAGCTGGGGCGATGAATCAGCAAGTGATAGCTGGGGCGATGAATCTGCAGAGAGCAGTTAG
- a CDS encoding sugar O-acetyltransferase produces MTERTEFETMIHGEAFNAIDLDLRLRREAARLACAKFNAHPSKGNLRHVTRLFAEFGSVVIEPGFQCDYGSQIHLGERVFINFQCIFLDSAKIHIGDDVLIGPGVHLYTVDHPRDAEQRASGECFARPITIGNKVWIGGGAKILPGIEIGHNAIIAANAVVTRNIADNERYFG; encoded by the coding sequence ATGACCGAACGAACGGAATTTGAAACAATGATCCATGGCGAAGCGTTTAACGCCATCGACCTAGACCTTCGCCTGCGCAGAGAAGCGGCACGTCTTGCCTGTGCTAAGTTCAATGCGCATCCAAGCAAGGGCAACCTTCGTCATGTGACACGTTTGTTTGCTGAGTTTGGCAGCGTGGTGATTGAACCAGGCTTTCAATGTGACTATGGTTCGCAGATTCATCTGGGCGAACGTGTTTTTATTAATTTCCAATGCATATTCTTAGACAGCGCCAAGATCCATATCGGCGACGATGTATTAATCGGCCCTGGTGTTCACCTTTATACGGTGGATCATCCTAGAGACGCTGAACAGCGCGCCTCTGGCGAGTGTTTTGCTCGTCCGATTACTATTGGTAACAAAGTCTGGATTGGCGGCGGTGCCAAGATTCTTCCCGGCATTGAAATTGGTCATAACGCGATTATTGCCGCTAATGCGGTTGTGACTCGAAATATCGCTGACAACGAGCGCTACTTTGGCTAG